In a single window of the Drosophila albomicans strain 15112-1751.03 chromosome 3, ASM965048v2, whole genome shotgun sequence genome:
- the LOC117572258 gene encoding G-protein coupled receptor Mth-like isoform X2, with product MWLLLFMVALAGINADIPNCDYYDTVRLSEDQKLPNGSYKYQNIIIPPELTGEYDYEILMNGDSEKVPRHLRGCACRLGPCIRYCCPKNQKLVAQERRCGEDTSIQDLDDFDGFVDFVWKDGTEGNIHVSDDLIIQRDLPVPCSEHMSIIDEYKWKLLENGSIAYLFVSDNSSNHRSKNQYCLQPQRFGNESRVELIPQFCEDPQTTWPTLMLLILSIVCSVLTIAVYMGLPKLRNLHGICFICYLFMLIVAFLLLLFDKFYALFVSENQCKAIGYVGYFAVMSIFHWLSVISFDLWKSFRGTNYNEDYTIAYRFTIYSIIVWTSAAVLTLIIFIIDSTLDPYDIDQLPWMPGVGIYSCWVKTHDWSAMLYYYGPMSIQIIFNTTMFIMTAIRIFKVMDEMKNFQGRLERNQRVQSRKEYGLFARLIIIMGVPWTFEILSYFAQSDSVLQRIFLIFDYINSGQGILIFILFVLKRSVLKQIANSVRKQQDSKSMSLNVTRSTRNLSSSVFKQKECN from the exons atgtggttattattattcatggTTGCTTTAGCCGGCATCAATGCCGATATACCCAATTGTGATTACTATGACACAGTGAGATTGTCGGAAGACCAAAAGTTACCAAATGGTTCGTACAAGTACCAGAATATCATAATTCCACCGGAACTAACTGGTGAATATGATTACGAGATTCTTATGAACGGAGACTCCGAGAAGGTTCCAAGGCATCTGCGAGGTTGTGCTTGTCGGTTAGGCCCTTGCATACGATACTGTTGTCCCAAGAACCAGAAGCTCGTTGCCCAAGAGCGCAGATGCGGCGAGGACACGAGTATTCAGGACTTAGATGACTTTGATGGCTTTGTGGATTTCGTTTGGAAGGATGGCACCGAAGGGAATATACACGTCTCCGATGACTTAATCATACAAAGAGATCTTCCAGTGCCTTGCTCAGAGCATATGAGTATTATCGATGAATACAAATGGAAACTACTGGAG aatggaAGTATCGCATACCTATTTGTGTCAGATAATTCAAGTAACCACCGATCCAAAAATCAATATTGTCTACAGCCTCAGCGATTTGGTAACGAATCAAGGGTCGAACTGATTCCACAATTTTGCGAAGATCCTCAAACTACATGGCCAACCCTAATGC tgCTTATACTGAGTATTGTTTGCTCCGTTCTTACGATCGCTGTCTATATGGGATTGCCAAAATTACGAAATCTTCATggaatttgtttcatttgttaCTTGTTCATGTTGATAGTggcttttttgttgctacttTTCGACAAATTTTATGCTTTGTTTGTGTCGGAAAATCAATGCAAAGCAATTG GTTACGTTGGATACTTTGCTGTAATGTCGATATTTCATTGGCTCAGTGTTATAAGCTTCGATTTGTGGAAGAGCTTTCGGGGCACCAACTATAACGAAGATTATACAATCGCATATCGTTTCACCATCTATAGCATAATTGTCTGGACATCTGCGGCTGTTTTAACcctcattatatttattattgatagcACTTTGGATCCATATGATATAGATCAACTACCTTGGATGCCAGGAGTAGGAATATACTCCTGCTGGGTCAAAA CCCATGATTGGTCTGCAATGCTCTATTATTATGGGCCTATgtcaatacaaattatattcaatacgACAATGTTTATTATGACG GCGATTAGAATTTTCAAAGTGATGGATGAGATGAAGAATTTCCAAGGGCGACTAGAACGCAATCAACGTGTCCAGTCGAGGAAGGA GTATGGTTTATTTGCTCGACTTATCATTATAATGGGAGTTCCTTGGACTTTTGAGATACTTTCGTATTTTGCACAATCTGATAGCGTTCTccaaagaatatttttaatttttgattacaTCAATAGTGGTCAGGGTATTCTCATATTCATATTGTTTGTGCTAAAGCGTAGTGTTCTTAAGCAAATAGCTAATAG TGTGCGGAAGCAGCAGGATTCAAAATCGATGTCATTGAACGTAACACGATCAACACGGAATTTATCCTCCTCTGTATTTAAACAGAAGGAATGCAATTGA
- the LOC117572258 gene encoding G-protein coupled receptor Mth-like isoform X1: MWLLLFMVALAGINADIPNCDYYDTVRLSEDQKLPNGSYKYQNIIIPPELTGEYDYEILMNGDSEKVPRHLRGCACRLGPCIRYCCPKNQKLVAQERRCGEDTSIQDLDDFDGFVDFVWKDGTEGNIHVSDDLIIQRDLPVPCSEHMSIIDEYKWKLLENGSIAYLFVSDNSSNHRSKNQYCLQPQRFGNESRVELIPQFCEDPQTTWPTLMLLILSIVCSVLTIAVYMGLPKLRNLHGICFICYLFMLIVAFLLLLFDKFYALFVSENQCKAIGYVGYFAVMSIFHWLSVISFDLWKSFRGTNYNEDYTIAYRFTIYSIIVWTSAAVLTLIIFIIDSTLDPYDIDQLPWMPGVGIYSCWVKTHDWSAMLYYYGPMSIQIIFNTTMFIMTAIRIFKVMDEMKNFQGRLERNQRVQSRKEYGLFARLIIIMGVPWTFEILSYFAQSDSVLQRIFLIFDYINSGQGILIFILFVLKRSVLKQIANSIRGIKSLSDDDIEEVGLHEGEYVTRREILPNILT, encoded by the exons atgtggttattattattcatggTTGCTTTAGCCGGCATCAATGCCGATATACCCAATTGTGATTACTATGACACAGTGAGATTGTCGGAAGACCAAAAGTTACCAAATGGTTCGTACAAGTACCAGAATATCATAATTCCACCGGAACTAACTGGTGAATATGATTACGAGATTCTTATGAACGGAGACTCCGAGAAGGTTCCAAGGCATCTGCGAGGTTGTGCTTGTCGGTTAGGCCCTTGCATACGATACTGTTGTCCCAAGAACCAGAAGCTCGTTGCCCAAGAGCGCAGATGCGGCGAGGACACGAGTATTCAGGACTTAGATGACTTTGATGGCTTTGTGGATTTCGTTTGGAAGGATGGCACCGAAGGGAATATACACGTCTCCGATGACTTAATCATACAAAGAGATCTTCCAGTGCCTTGCTCAGAGCATATGAGTATTATCGATGAATACAAATGGAAACTACTGGAG aatggaAGTATCGCATACCTATTTGTGTCAGATAATTCAAGTAACCACCGATCCAAAAATCAATATTGTCTACAGCCTCAGCGATTTGGTAACGAATCAAGGGTCGAACTGATTCCACAATTTTGCGAAGATCCTCAAACTACATGGCCAACCCTAATGC tgCTTATACTGAGTATTGTTTGCTCCGTTCTTACGATCGCTGTCTATATGGGATTGCCAAAATTACGAAATCTTCATggaatttgtttcatttgttaCTTGTTCATGTTGATAGTggcttttttgttgctacttTTCGACAAATTTTATGCTTTGTTTGTGTCGGAAAATCAATGCAAAGCAATTG GTTACGTTGGATACTTTGCTGTAATGTCGATATTTCATTGGCTCAGTGTTATAAGCTTCGATTTGTGGAAGAGCTTTCGGGGCACCAACTATAACGAAGATTATACAATCGCATATCGTTTCACCATCTATAGCATAATTGTCTGGACATCTGCGGCTGTTTTAACcctcattatatttattattgatagcACTTTGGATCCATATGATATAGATCAACTACCTTGGATGCCAGGAGTAGGAATATACTCCTGCTGGGTCAAAA CCCATGATTGGTCTGCAATGCTCTATTATTATGGGCCTATgtcaatacaaattatattcaatacgACAATGTTTATTATGACG GCGATTAGAATTTTCAAAGTGATGGATGAGATGAAGAATTTCCAAGGGCGACTAGAACGCAATCAACGTGTCCAGTCGAGGAAGGA GTATGGTTTATTTGCTCGACTTATCATTATAATGGGAGTTCCTTGGACTTTTGAGATACTTTCGTATTTTGCACAATCTGATAGCGTTCTccaaagaatatttttaatttttgattacaTCAATAGTGGTCAGGGTATTCTCATATTCATATTGTTTGTGCTAAAGCGTAGTGTTCTTAAGCAAATAGCTAATAG tataagGGGTATAAAATCATTATCCGATGATGATATTGAAGAAGTTGGTCTACACGAAGGGGAATATGTAACTAGAAGAGAAATCCTTCCAAATATTTTGACATAG
- the LOC117572260 gene encoding odorant receptor 94b-like produces MLLRATQLISPSNAAEGKLGSIELNLRLAHLVGLPLLGLKNETRIERILVTLNGALILFGLYLYVIFEIYDLSLNFQDLDKVTQNLVMTLTHSAYLLKTINIWYHYGSLKDIMSRLKVITRACVLSAKQVETFHKAEMEGKLVLLLYFLLVLVSGTLGLVSILTFPGDFEGSRFPYSAKLPNFLSPLIKHLYMGLSVAILALAVSQIDCLTVLIMNQICMHLKVLNLAFEELYAPSDQKLKVDPYNWLLSIVKYHCELIELRQKVELIFKMPVLLQFVSSLVIVAMTAFQVIVGDGSKSSILMDFLLCCVLCQLFVYCWFGNEVYEQSKTLSTSGFGCSWHDFDGKCKKLLLIFMINADRPFLFTAGGFMGLTLPSFTYIMGKSYSIVAVLRQMYSRS; encoded by the exons ATGTTGCTGCGAGCAACTCAACTTATTTCGCCCTCAAATGCGGCTGAGGGTAAATTGGGATCCATCGAGTTGAATTTGCGGTTGGCCCATTTGGTCGGTTTGCCTTTGCTAGGTCTGAAGAATGAGACGCGTATCGAAAGGATATTGGTGACATTAAATGGAGCATTAATACTTTTTGGGCTCTATTTGTATGTGATTTTTGAGATATACGATCTCTCTCTGAACTTCCAGGATCTCGATAAAGTTACACAGAATCTTGTTATGACATTAACACATTCCGCCTATTTGTTAAAG ACTATCAACATCTGGTATCACTATGGAAGTCTAAAGGACATTATGAGCAGATTAAAAGTCATCACTCGCGCCTGTGTTTTATCCGCGAAGCAGGTGGAAACATTTCATAAGGCTGAAATGGAAGGCAAGTTGGTGCTCCTCTTGTATTTTCTGCTGGTGTTAGTATCGGGTACTTTGGGATTAGTTTCGATTCTTACTT TTCCAGGTGATTTCGAGGGAAGTCGATTTCCGTATTCGGCGAAATTACCCAACTTTCTAAGCCCgttaataaaacatttatatatggGACTAAGTGTTGCGATCTTGGCATTGGCCGTTTCCCAAATTGATTGTCTCACCGTGTTGATAATGAATCAGATATGTATGCATCTGAAGGTCCTAAACTTGGCCTTTGAGGAACTCTATGCACCGTCGGACCAGAAACTTAAAGTGGATCCATATAACTGGCTGCTGTCGATCGTCAAATATCACTGCGAATTGATTGA ACTCCGTCAGAAAGTGGAGCTTATCTTTAAAATGCCAGTCTTGCTACAATTTGTCAGCTCTTTGGTGATTGTTGCCATGACAGCATTTCAAGTGATCGTTGGAGATGGTTCGAAAAGTTCAATTCTAATGGACTTTTTGCTATGTTGTGTGCTCTGTCAGCTCTTCGTTTATTGTTGGTTTGGCAATGAGGTCTACGAGCAG AGCAAAACACTTTCAACGTCTGGCTTTGGCTGCAGTTGGCATGACTTTGATGGCAAATGTAAAAAACTTCTGCTGATCTTCATGATAAATGCAGATCGTCCATTCCTGTTCACGGCTGGAGGATTCATGGGTCTTACATTACCCAGCTTCACATACATCATGGGCAAGTCGTATTCCATTGTTGCGGTGCTCAGGCAAATGTACAGCCGAAGCTAA
- the LOC117572261 gene encoding odorant receptor 94b-like: protein MLLRATQLISPSNAAEGKLGSIELNLRLAHLVGLPLLGLKNETRIERILVTLNGAIILFGLYWYVIFEIYDLSLNFQDLDKITQNLVMTLTHSAYLLKTINIWYHYGSLKDIMRRLKVITRACVLSAKQVETFHKAEMEGKLVLLMYFQLVLVPGTMGLVSILTFPGDFEGSRFPYSAKLPNFLSPFAQHLYKGLSVAILALAISQIDCLTVLIMNQICMHLKVLNLAFDELYVPSDQKLSVDPYNWLLSIVKYHCELIELRQKVELIFKMPVLLQFVSSLVIVAMTAFQVIVGDGSKSSILMDLLLCCVLCQLFVYCWFGNEVYEQSKTLSTSGFGCSWHDFDGKCKKLLLIFMINADRPFLFTAGGFMGLTLPSFTYIMGKSYSIVAVLRQMYSRS, encoded by the exons ATGTTGCTGCGAGCAACTCAACTTATTTCGCCCTCAAATGCGGCTGAGGGTAAATTGGGATCCATCGAGTTGAATTTGCGGTTGGCCCATTTGGTCGGTTTGCCTTTGCTAGGTCTGAAGAATGAGACGCGTATCGAAAGGATATTGGTGACATTAAATGGAGCAATAATACTTTTTGGGCTCTATTGGTATGTGATTTTTGAGATATACGATCTCTCCCTGAACTTTCAGGATCTCGATAAGATTACACAGAATCTTGTTATGACATTAACACATTCCGCCTACTTGTTAAAG ACTATTAACATCTGGTATCACTATGGAAGTCTAAAGGACATTATGCGCAGATTAAAAGTCATCACTCGCGCCTGTGTTTTATCCGCGAAGCAGGTGGAAACATTTCATAAGGCTGAAATGGAAGGCAAGTTGGTGCTCCTCATGTATTTTCAGCTAGTGTTAGTGCCAGGTACTATGGGATTAGTTTCGATTCTTACGT TTCCAGGTGATTTCGAGGGCAGTCGTTTTCCGTATTCGGCGAAATTACCCAACTTTCTAAGCCCCTTCGCACAACATTTATATAAGGGACTAAGTGTTGCGATCTTGGCATTGGCCATTTCACAAATTGATTGTCTCACCGTGTTGATAATGAATCAGATATGTATGCATCTCAAGGTTCTCAACTTGGCCTTTGATGAACTCTATGTGCCGTCGGATCAGAAACTTAGTGTGGATCCATATAACTGGCTGCTATCGATCGTCAAATATCACTGCGAATTGATTGA ACTGCGTCAGAAAGTGGAGCTTATCTTTAAAATGCCAGTATTGCTACAATTTGTCAGCTCTTTGGTGATTGTTGCCATGACAGCATTTCAAGTGATCGTTGGAGATGGTTCGAAAAGTTCAATTTTAATGGACTTGTTGCTATGTTGTGTGCTTTGTCAGCTCTTCGTTTATTGTTGGTTTGGCAATGAAGTCTACGAGCAA AGTAAAACACTTTCAACGTCGGGCTTTGGCTGCAGTTGGCATGACTTTGATGGCAAATGTAAAAAACTTCTGCTGATCTTCATGATAAATGCAGATCGTCCATTCCTGTTCACGGCGGGTGGATTCATGGGTCTTACATTACCCAGCTTCACATACATCATGGGCAAGTCGTATTCCATTGTTGCGGTGCTCAGGCAAATGTACAGTCGAAGCTAA